One region of Mus musculus strain C57BL/6J chromosome 15, GRCm38.p6 C57BL/6J genomic DNA includes:
- the Krt80 gene encoding keratin, type II cytoskeletal 80 isoform X1, whose translation MRTVYEQELKDLTAQVKDVSVTVGLDSRCHIDLSGIVEEVKAQYDAIAARSLEEAEAYSRSQLEERAARSAEFGNSLQSSRCEIADLNVRIQKLRSQIVSVKSHCLKLEENIKVAEEQGELAFQDAKDKMAQLENALQKAKQDMARQLREYQDLMNTKLALDIEIATYHKLMEGEESRMDLPSATVVSTVKSGCRTTASKSGLTKTSSRKKKNRRGPVIKITEMSEKYLSQESEASE comes from the exons GAGCTGAAAGACCTTACAGCCCAAGTGAAGGACGTGTCTGTGACTGTGGGCCTGGACAGCCGCTGCCACATCGACCTGAGCGGCATCGTGGAGGAAGTGAAGGCCCAGTATGACGCCATCGCTGCTCGAAGCCTGGAGGAGGCTGAAGCATATTCACGGAGCCAG CTTGAGGAGCGAGCTGCCCGCTCAGCGGAGTTCGGGAACAGCCTCCAAAGCAGCCGCTGTGAGATTGCAGACCTCAACGTGCGCATCCAGAAGCTGCGGTCTCAGATCGTCTCCGTCAAGAGCCAT TGCCTAAAACTGGAGGAGAACATCAAGGTGGCTGAGGAGCAAGGAGAACTGGCCTTCCAGGACGCCAAGGACAAGATGGCCCAGCTGGAGAATGCCCTGCAGAAGGCCAAGCAGGACATGGCCCGGCAGTTGCGCGAGTATCAGGATCTCATGAACACCAAGCTGGCTCTGGACATAGAGATAGCCACCTACCACAAGCTgatggaaggagaagaaagccg GATGGACCTGCCTTCTGCCACTGTGGTCAGTACTGTGAAATCTGGATGCAGAACCA CTGCCTCCAAGTCTGGCCTCACCAAGACCTCCTCCCGGAAGAAGAAGAACCGCAGAGGCCCAGTGATCAAGATCACTGAGATGTCAGAGAAATATCTCTCCCAGGAATCAGAGGCCTCAGAGTAA